From the genome of Salmonella enterica subsp. houtenae serovar Houten:
AGACGGCAAAAAAAGCGGCGCAGTTTGGCGTGCGAGCAGAGACCATTCATCTTGACCTGAGCCAGTTACCCGAGGGCGCGCAGGCCATTGAACATCTTATCCAGCGCCTGGGACGCGTTGATGTGCTGGTCAATAATGCCGGGGCGATGACCAAATCCGCGTTTATTGATATGCCGTTTACGCAGTGGCGGCAAATTTTTACCGTGGATGTCGACGGCGCGTTTCTCTGCGCGCAGATCGCCGCCCGGCATATGATTAAACAAGGAGAGGGAGGGCGTATTATCAACATCACCTCCGTCCATGAGCATACGCCGCTCCCGCAAGCCAGCGCCTATACCGCGGCGAAACATGCGCTGGGCGGATTGACTAAATCCATGGCGCTGGAACTGATTGAGCATCATATTTTGGTCAACGCCGTCGCGCCAGGCGCTATCGCCACGCCGATGAACGATATGGATGACAGCGACATTGAGCCGGGATCGGAACCCGCTATCCCTATCGCCCGACCGGGCTCTACGCATGAAATCGCCAGCCTCGTCGCCTGGCTGTGTTCGGAAGGCGCCAGCTATACTACCGGTCAGTCGCTGATTGTCGACGGCGGATTTATGCTGGCGAATCCGCAATTCAACGCGAAATAAACGCCGGGTGCCGGATGGCGGCGTTATGCCATCCGGATACCCTCGGGTTTAACGGGCCTCCGCTTTGCCGCGTCTTTTCAGCCACCAGCGCACGCCAACCACCAGCACGACGGCCAGAATCAGCCATACCCCATGTCTGAGATGGTGATCGAGGTCGTGCAGCCATGGCGCGATCACCTCGCCGCCAAGATATCCCAGCGTGGTAAACAGCAGCGCCCAGACCAGCGCGCCGACCATATTCAGCGGCAGAAAAATTTTAGGCGGCAGGCGGCTGGCGCCAATCAGTAGCGGGCCAACCACCCGGAATCCGTACATAAAACGCGTGCCGATCACAAACAGATACGGATGGCGTTGGATCATTTTCTGCGCGTGACGAATCTTAGTATGATAACGGGGGAAACGACGCAGGATCTTCCCGCCATAGCATCGTCCTAACAGGTAAAGTAGCTGATCGCCCATCATCCCTCCCAGCGCGACGGCCGCCGCCGCCAGCGGAAACTTGAGCAGCCCCTGATGCGCCGCGACGCCGCCCAACAGGGTAACGGTTTCACCTTCGGCCATACTGCCGATAACCAGCGCCGCATAGCCATAATGCGTAATAAGCGTGTTGATATCCATGCGTAAACCACCTCCGGCATTAAGCATACACCCTGGCAAGAGGCGTGCACGGCAAAGCCGACGTTTTGCCGGAGACTATTTTGCCATTGTTCATAAAATAACCAGAAACTGAATTATACTTGAACATACTGACATCTGAGGCATCAGAAGGGGGCAGTATGAACCATGTATGGGGACTTTTTTCCCATCCCTATCGGGAAATGCAGGTGATCAAAAGCGAAAACGAAACCGTTTCGCATCACTATACACACCATGTTTTGCTGATGGCGGCGATTCCCGTCGTCTGCGCCTTTATCGGCACGACGCAAATCGGCTGGAATTTTGGCGACGGCAACGTGTTACAACTCTCGCTGTTTACCGGTTTTGCGCTAGCGCTCCTGTTCTATGGCGTGATGCTGGCAGGCGTCGCGGTGATGGGACGCGTCATTTGGTGGATGGCGCGAAACTATCCGCAACGGCCATCGCTTGCGCGCTGTATGGTTTTTGCCGGTTATGTCGCGACGCCGCTTTTTTTAAGTGGTCTGGTGGCGCTCTATCCGCTGGTATGGCTATGCGCTCTGGTCGGCGCCGTGGCGCTCTTTTACACCGGCTATTTGCTGTATTTGGGTATTCCGACTTTCCTTAACATTAATAGAGAGGAGGGATTAAGCTTCTCCAGTTCGACGCTGGCTATCGGCGTACTGGTCCTGGAGGTACTGCTGGCGATCACCGTGATCCTGTGGGGATACGGCTACCGCCTGTTCTGATGCAAAAAGGGCTGGCGTAAAAGCCAGCAATGCAGCATTTGCTGACGATTCTTCTGTAGCGGCAACGCTGGCGTGCCGCTATGATGCCACTGCTAGCTTGAGTAAAACCTTAGCTCAGGCGGTGTGCGTTACGACGCGCGTGAATCATTATCAGAAATCTCATCATGCTGAAATTCCGAGCTTCATTCCTGAGCCTTGCTCTGATGTTGGCCGTTCCTTTTGCCCCGCAGGCCGTGGCGAAAACGGCAGCGACAACCGCGGCGTCTCAACCTGAGATTGCCTCCGGTAGCGCAATGATTGTTGATCTCAACACCCATAAAGTGATCTATTCGAACCACCCGGATCTGGTGCGTCCGATTGCCTCAATAACCAAATTAATGACGGCGATGGTCGTGCTCGACGCGCGATTGCCGCTGGATGAAATACTGAAGGTCGATATCAGCCAGACGCCGGAGATGAAAGGGGTTTACTCCCGTGTACGTCTGAACAGCGAAATTAGCCGCAAAAATATGTTGCTGCTGGCGTTGATGTCATCCGAAAACCGTGCGGCGGCAAGCCTGGCGCACTATTATCCTGGCGGTTATAACGCATTTATTAACGCGATGAATGCGAAGGCGAAAGCGTTGGGCATGACGCATACCCGCTTCGTTGAGCCGACGGGGCTGTCGATTCATAACGTCTCGACCGCGCGGGATTTAACAAAACTGCTGATTGCCACGAAGCAATACCCGCTGATTGGCCAGCTAAGCACCACGCGCGAAGACATGGCGACATTCTCGCATCCGGCGTATACGCTGCCGTTTCGCAATACCAACCATTTGGTCTACCGTGATAACTGGAATATCCAGTTAACGAAAACCGGCTTTACCAATGCGGCGGGGCATTGCCTGGTGATGCGTACCGTGATCAATAACAAACCGGTCGCGCTGGTGGTCATGGATGCGTTCGGCAAATATACCCACTTTGCGGACGCCAGTCGCCTGCGTACATGGATTGAAACCGGTAAAGTCATGCCCGTTCCGGCTGCCGCGCTGAGCTATAAAAAGCAAAAAGCCGCGCAAATGGCGGCAGCCAGCGCCAATGCCGGGGCGCAAACCGCACAGAACGATTAGGTCGCCGTAGGCCCGGCAGACATCGAGCCGCCGGGCATTCACGGTAAACCGCACGGTGTTAATGCGCCTCGTCGGGCGTATTTTCCTGCCAGAATTTCCGCTTACTCGTTTTACCGATACCGGGGTTCATACTGTTGGTCGGGTCATTTTGCCGATAAAAACGCGTCAGCGTCTCCGGTGCTTTATACAGATGTCCAACGTTGTGCTCCGCCGGGTATTGCGCCCCGCGCGCCTGCAACAGCGCCAGCATTTGCGCTTTCAGCGCATGGACGTCGACGCCTTTCTTCACGATATAGTCCTGATGAAAAACGTGGCACATAAAGTGGCCGTAATAGAGTTTATGTACCAGTTGGCTGTCGATTTCCGGCGGCAGATGCTCGAACCAGTCGGTATCGTTGCGGCGCAGGGCGATATCCAGCGCCAGGATATCTTCCACTTCATCGGCGTGTACGGCCTGATAACGAATCGCCGCGCCAGCAGCAGCGAAGCGGTGCAGGAAGGCTTTGCTGCCTTCTTCCGGCGTACAGGCGAAGAAACCGCCCTCAGCGGATTTAAAAAACTCATTCAGCCAGCGTTGCGCTTCTGCGACGCCGTCACCCGCCATTTTTAACAGCAGATGATGCTCATATTTATCGCGCCAGTTTTTCATCCGCGGCGGCAGATGGCTGGGAAACAGATGGCCGAATTTCTGCATCGCGCGGTCGGTGAAATGCGGACGGAAAAATTTTACTTTTTCCAGCATCGCATCGGTTCGGCCTTTTAGCGTGAAAAAGAACGGCATCTTGTCGGTGCCAAGCTTATCGATCATCAGAAAGGTATCTTTACCGTACTGCTCCGCAATATCGTAGATATCGCGATGCATATATTCTCCCGCCACCGGCAGATTGTTGAAGTTCGCCAGAATATGCCGACGGATTTCAGTCAGTACCGCGGGCTGATTGGTACCGATATAAAAAACCTGCTGATTTTTTTCCGCTGCAAAGGTATCAAGGCGAACGGCAAAAACCGCCAGTTTTCCGGCGCAACCGGAAGATTCAAACAAACGGTCCGGGTCGGCGTTATAGCGGGCGGGCGTATCGGCGTTGATATCTCGAACCCGCGTCACGTAGTCGTGATCGTGCGCATGACGACCATCGTGGCGCACATCCTCATCTTTAATCCGTTCGTCATCCAGCTTGCTCAGGATCTGCTCCGGCGTTTGCCCAAGATCGATACCCAGATGATTGACCAGTTGTAGTTTGCCTTGCTCGTCAATACGGGCAAAGAGCGACATCTCGGTATAGGCCGGGCCGCGCTGCACCAGCGAGCCGCCGGAGTTATTACAGATACCGCCGATGACCGACGCGCCGATACACGACGAACCAATCACCGAGTGCGGTTCGCGGCCCAGCGGTTTAAGCGCTTTTTCCAGCGAATAGAGCGTCGTACCGGGCCAGGCCAGAACCTGTTGGCCGCTATGCAGTAAGTGCAGCTTATCCAGCCGCTGGGTGCTGATAATCACAATATCGCGATCGTAGTCGTTGCCGTTCGGCGTGGAGCCTTCCGTCAGACCCGTGTTGGCGGCCTGCATCAGAATAATTTTGTCAGCATTAACGCAGGCGTTGAGCACACGCCACAGTTCCAGTAATGAACCAGGGAAAACAACGGCCAGCGCGTCGCCCTGACCGGAACGGAAACCTTTGCGATAGCGGGCGGTTTTTGCGGGGTCTGTCAGCAGGTGAGAATGGCCTACCAGGCGGGCCAGCTCATTCAGGAACGTTTTATTATCAGTCATTGTTATGGAAGACATTCTCCACTCCTTGTGGTGGGACAAAATATCAGCGTTAAGCATAGCGCTTTGTATGACAATACGCTTTCTCATTCAAATTGTCTCTGTGTGGGCGGCATTCATACGGTCTATCCATCATTTTCGCCCGACAAATGTTTTGAAAATTAAGCGAATAACCTTCGCTTTCTTCTCCTCTCGCGTTTAGGCTTATGGCAAACTGCGGTTTTTATTCTGTTTTTACCGCCTCGTCGGGATAAAGATAAAGAGAGAATCAACATGAAATGGTTATGTTCAGTAGGTGTTGCTGTGAGTCTGGCGATGCAGCCAGCATTGGCGGAAAACCTGTTTGGCAATCACCCGCTGACGCCGGAAGCGCGCGACGCGTTCGTCACCGATTTACTCAAGAAAATGACTGTCGATGAAAAAATTGGTCAGTTACGTCTGATTAGCGTCGGCCCTGATAACCCGAAAGATGCGATTCGCGAGATGATCAAAGACGGGAAGGTAGGGGCGATTTTCAATACCGTCACCCGCCAGGATATCCGTCAAATGCAGGATCAGGTGATGGCGTTGAGCCGCCTGAAAATTCCTCTCTTTTTTGCCTATGACGTGGTACACGGCCAGCGAACCGTCTTTCCGATAAGCCTCGGTCTGGCTTCTTCTTTTAATCTGGATGCGGTAAGAACCGTAGGACGCGTCTCGGCGTATGAAGCGGCGGACGACGGCCTGAATATGACCTGGGCGCCGATGGTGGATGTCTCCCGCGATCCGCGTTGGGGGCGCGCCTCTGAAGGCTTTGGCGAAGACACCTGGTTAACCTCCATCATGGGGGAAACTATGGTGAAAGCGATGCAGGGCAAAAGCCCGGCGGATCGCTACTCGGTGATGACCAGCGTGAAACATTTTGCCGCCTATGGCGCCGTTGAAGGCGGTAAAGAATACAACACCGTGGATATGAGTTCCCAGCGTCTGTTTAATGACTACATGCCGCCGTACAAAGCGGGGCTGGATGCGGGGAGCGGCGCAGTGATGGTGGCGCTGAACTCGCTGAACGGCACGCCTGCGACGTCAGATTCCTGGCTATTGAAAGATGTCCTGCGCGATGAGTGGGGCTTTAAAGGGATTACCGTTTCCGACCACGGCGCCATTAAGGAACTGATTAAACACGGTACGGCGGCCGACCCGGAAGACGCGGTGCGCGTGGCGCTGAAGTCAGGGGTGGATATGAGCATGGCGGATGAGTATTACAGCAAATATCTGCCGGGACTGATTAAGTCGGGTAAAGTGACGATGGCGGAACTGGACGACGCGACGCGCCATGTGCTCAACGTAAAATATGACATGGGATTGTTTAACGACCCATATAGCCATCTGGGGCCGAAAGAGAGCGACCCGGTGGACACCAATGCCGAAAGCCGCCTGCATCGTAAAGAGGCGCGGGAAGTGGCGCGGGAAAGTCTGGTACTGCTGAAAAACCGGCTGGAAACGCTGCCGCTGAAAAAATCGGGCACCATTGCCGTTGTGGGGCCGCTGGCCGACAGTCAACGTGATGTAATGGGAAGCTGGTCTGCTGCTGGGGTCGCGGATCAGTCGGTGACGGTGCTGGCGGGTATTCAGAATGCCGTCGGCGATGGGGCGAAGATCCTCTATGCCAAAGGGGCGAATATCACGAATGATAAAGGCATCGTCGATTTCTTAAACCTGTATGAAGAGGCGGTGAAAATCGATCCGCGCTCGCCACAGGCAATGATTGATGAAGCGGTGCAGGCGGCGAAACAGGCCGATGTGGTGGTCGCCGTGGTTGGTGAGTCGCAGGGAATGGCGCATGAAGCCTCCAGCCGTACCGATATTACCCTTCCCCAGAGCCAGCGCGACTTAATCACTGCTCTGAAAGCCACCGGTAAGCCGCTGGTACTGGTATTAATGAACGGCAGACCGCTGGCGCTGGTAAAAGAAGATCAACAGGCCGATGCGATTCTGGAGACCTGGTTTGCCGGGACGGAAGGCGGCAACGCCATTGCCGATGTGCTATTTGGCGATTACAACCCGTCAGGCAAACTGCCGATGTCCTTCCCGCGTTCGGTGGGACAAATTCCGGTCTATTACAGTCATCTCAATACGGGACGCCCGTATAATCCTGAAAAACCAAACAAATATACCTCACGGTATTTTGACGAAGCGAATGGCCCGCTCTATCCGTTTGGTTATGGTCTGAGCTACACCACGTTTACGGTGTCTGACGTCACGCTCTCCGCGCCGACAATGAAACGCGACGGCAAAGTCACGGCCAGCGTAGAGGTCACGAATACCGGTAAACGCGAAGGGGCAACGGTCATCCAGATGTATTTACAGGATGTCACGGCATCAATGAGCCGCCCGGTGAAGCAATTAAAAGGCTTTGAAAAAATCGCCCTCAAGCCTGGCGAGAGCAAAACCGTGAGTTTCCCGATTGATATCGACGCCTTGAAGTTCTGGAATCAGCAGATGAAATATGACGCGGAACCTGGTAAGTTCAACGTCTTTATCGGCGTGGATTCCGCTCGCGTTAAACAGGGAACGTTCGAACTACTGTAAGCCTGCCGTCAACAGGGCGCGATATCAGCGCCCTGTTTGGCAATGACGTTTCCAGGCCACCCTTTTATTACCAGCCACGTCACTTAAACTGCCGGAAAATCCCAGGTTAAACACAAACTTTTCAGCTATGCTTTTTTCACAAGTCTCTGAAAAAGGCCGTAAAAGGATGAGGAAAGCATCATGACGATCTCAAAGCTATGGGTAAGCTTGCTGGCGCTGTTGGCGACGGCGAGTTTACCTCTACAGGCGGCATCGCCCGTGACGGTCGGGTCAAAGATTGATACCGAAGGCGCGCTGCTCGGCAACATGATTTTGCAGGTATTTGAAAGTCACGGCGTTAAAACGGTCAATAAAATTCAGCTCGGGACGACGCCAGTCGTTCGTGGCGCGATTACCGCCGGAGAGCTGGATATCTATCCGGAATACACCGGTAACGGGGCGTTCTTTTTTAAAGATGAAAACGATCCGGCATGGAAGAATGCAAAGCAAGGCTTTGAGAAAGTCAAAAAACGGGATGCGGAGCAGAATAAGCTGGTCTGGTTGACGCCTGCGCCGGCAAACAACACCTGGACCATAGCGGTACGCCAGGACATCGCTGAAAAAAATAAACTCTCCTCGCTTGCCGATCTCAGTCGTTATCTGAAAGAGGGCGGCACTTTTAAACTGGCGGCGTCTGCGGAATTTATCGAACGGGCGGATGCGCTGCCGGCGTTTGAAAAAGCCTATGGTTTTACCTTGAATCAGAACCAGCTATTGTCGCTGGCGGGCGGCGATACGGCGGTAACGATCAAAGCCGCCGCGCAACGAACATCCGGCGTTAACGCCGCGATGGCCTATGGCACCGATGGCCCGGTTGCTGCGCTGGGGCTGCAAACCCTGAGCGACCCGAAAGGCGTCCAGCCCATCTATGCGCCTGCGCCGGTAGTGCGTGAATCGGTATTACAGGCCTATCCGCAGATAGCCGACTGGCTGCAACCTGTTTTCGCCAGCCTTGATGAGAAAACGCTGCAACAGTTGAACGCCAAAATCGCCGTAGAAGGGCTGGATGCGAAAAAAGTCGCTGCAGATTACCTCCGACAAAAAGGGTGGATGAAGTAATCTGTGAGTGACGTTGCCAAAATTACGGTTAATCGTGTGCTGTTGCTGTTGGTTGTTCTGACCCTGCTTGCTGTCGCGCTGCCTTTCATTAATTACGCCCCGAATCGTCTGGTGAGCGGTGAGGGGCGCCAGTTATGGGAAATCTGGCCGGCGACCATCTGGATGCTGACCGGCGCGGGATGCGCGCTATTTACGCTGTGCTTTGTACCCGGTAAACGCGGCAGCGTACTGACGCTGATGGTGGCGCAGATGCTCTTCATTGTCATGCTGTGGGGGGCTGGCAGAGCGGCGACCCAGTTGGCGCAAGAGGGCAGTCCGCTGGCGCGCACCAGTCTGGGAAGCGGATTGTGGCTCGGTCTCGGTCTGATGCTGCTGGCCTGTAGCGATGCAATCCGCCGTATTACCGTTGGGCCGCTGTGGCGCTGGTTGCTGCACGCGCAAATTGCCATTGTACCGCTGGCGCTGCTGTTTTCAGGCACGTTCGACAAC
Proteins encoded in this window:
- the fabG_1 gene encoding acetoin dehydrogenase — protein: MTKVAIVTASDSGIGKTCALLLAQNGFDIGITWHSDERGAQETAKKAAQFGVRAETIHLDLSQLPEGAQAIEHLIQRLGRVDVLVNNAGAMTKSAFIDMPFTQWRQIFTVDVDGAFLCAQIAARHMIKQGEGGRIINITSVHEHTPLPQASAYTAAKHALGGLTKSMALELIEHHILVNAVAPGAIATPMNDMDDSDIEPGSEPAIPIARPGSTHEIASLVAWLCSEGASYTTGQSLIVDGGFMLANPQFNAK
- the yohD gene encoding membrane protein, with translation MDINTLITHYGYAALVIGSMAEGETVTLLGGVAAHQGLLKFPLAAAAVALGGMMGDQLLYLLGRCYGGKILRRFPRYHTKIRHAQKMIQRHPYLFVIGTRFMYGFRVVGPLLIGASRLPPKIFLPLNMVGALVWALLFTTLGYLGGEVIAPWLHDLDHHLRHGVWLILAVVLVVGVRWWLKRRGKAEAR
- the yohC gene encoding membrane protein, encoding MNHVWGLFSHPYREMQVIKSENETVSHHYTHHVLLMAAIPVVCAFIGTTQIGWNFGDGNVLQLSLFTGFALALLFYGVMLAGVAVMGRVIWWMARNYPQRPSLARCMVFAGYVATPLFLSGLVALYPLVWLCALVGAVALFYTGYLLYLGIPTFLNINREEGLSFSSSTLAIGVLVLEVLLAITVILWGYGYRLF
- the pbpG gene encoding penicillin-binding protein, producing the protein MLAVPFAPQAVAKTAATTAASQPEIASGSAMIVDLNTHKVIYSNHPDLVRPIASITKLMTAMVVLDARLPLDEILKVDISQTPEMKGVYSRVRLNSEISRKNMLLLALMSSENRAAASLAHYYPGGYNAFINAMNAKAKALGMTHTRFVEPTGLSIHNVSTARDLTKLLIATKQYPLIGQLSTTREDMATFSHPAYTLPFRNTNHLVYRDNWNIQLTKTGFTNAAGHCLVMRTVINNKPVALVVMDAFGKYTHFADASRLRTWIETGKVMPVPAAALSYKKQKAAQMAAASANAGAQTAQND
- the dld gene encoding D-lactate dehydrogenase; this translates as MSSITMTDNKTFLNELARLVGHSHLLTDPAKTARYRKGFRSGQGDALAVVFPGSLLELWRVLNACVNADKIILMQAANTGLTEGSTPNGNDYDRDIVIISTQRLDKLHLLHSGQQVLAWPGTTLYSLEKALKPLGREPHSVIGSSCIGASVIGGICNNSGGSLVQRGPAYTEMSLFARIDEQGKLQLVNHLGIDLGQTPEQILSKLDDERIKDEDVRHDGRHAHDHDYVTRVRDINADTPARYNADPDRLFESSGCAGKLAVFAVRLDTFAAEKNQQVFYIGTNQPAVLTEIRRHILANFNNLPVAGEYMHRDIYDIAEQYGKDTFLMIDKLGTDKMPFFFTLKGRTDAMLEKVKFFRPHFTDRAMQKFGHLFPSHLPPRMKNWRDKYEHHLLLKMAGDGVAEAQRWLNEFFKSAEGGFFACTPEEGSKAFLHRFAAAGAAIRYQAVHADEVEDILALDIALRRNDTDWFEHLPPEIDSQLVHKLYYGHFMCHVFHQDYIVKKGVDVHALKAQMLALLQARGAQYPAEHNVGHLYKAPETLTRFYRQNDPTNSMNPGIGKTSKRKFWQENTPDEAH
- the bglX gene encoding beta-glucosidase, translated to MKWLCSVGVAVSLAMQPALAENLFGNHPLTPEARDAFVTDLLKKMTVDEKIGQLRLISVGPDNPKDAIREMIKDGKVGAIFNTVTRQDIRQMQDQVMALSRLKIPLFFAYDVVHGQRTVFPISLGLASSFNLDAVRTVGRVSAYEAADDGLNMTWAPMVDVSRDPRWGRASEGFGEDTWLTSIMGETMVKAMQGKSPADRYSVMTSVKHFAAYGAVEGGKEYNTVDMSSQRLFNDYMPPYKAGLDAGSGAVMVALNSLNGTPATSDSWLLKDVLRDEWGFKGITVSDHGAIKELIKHGTAADPEDAVRVALKSGVDMSMADEYYSKYLPGLIKSGKVTMAELDDATRHVLNVKYDMGLFNDPYSHLGPKESDPVDTNAESRLHRKEAREVARESLVLLKNRLETLPLKKSGTIAVVGPLADSQRDVMGSWSAAGVADQSVTVLAGIQNAVGDGAKILYAKGANITNDKGIVDFLNLYEEAVKIDPRSPQAMIDEAVQAAKQADVVVAVVGESQGMAHEASSRTDITLPQSQRDLITALKATGKPLVLVLMNGRPLALVKEDQQADAILETWFAGTEGGNAIADVLFGDYNPSGKLPMSFPRSVGQIPVYYSHLNTGRPYNPEKPNKYTSRYFDEANGPLYPFGYGLSYTTFTVSDVTLSAPTMKRDGKVTASVEVTNTGKREGATVIQMYLQDVTASMSRPVKQLKGFEKIALKPGESKTVSFPIDIDALKFWNQQMKYDAEPGKFNVFIGVDSARVKQGTFELL
- the opuBC gene encoding Osmoprotectant ABC transporter binding proteinYehZ — encoded protein: MTISKLWVSLLALLATASLPLQAASPVTVGSKIDTEGALLGNMILQVFESHGVKTVNKIQLGTTPVVRGAITAGELDIYPEYTGNGAFFFKDENDPAWKNAKQGFEKVKKRDAEQNKLVWLTPAPANNTWTIAVRQDIAEKNKLSSLADLSRYLKEGGTFKLAASAEFIERADALPAFEKAYGFTLNQNQLLSLAGGDTAVTIKAAAQRTSGVNAAMAYGTDGPVAALGLQTLSDPKGVQPIYAPAPVVRESVLQAYPQIADWLQPVFASLDEKTLQQLNAKIAVEGLDAKKVAADYLRQKGWMK